CGGTGGCTTTGCTCCGGACTATATTCGACGAAGCGAAGCGATGTTGAACTTGGTGCGGACCATGCTGGCGGAGAACAAGCCAGTGGCCGCCATTTGCCATGGCCCCTGGGTGCTTTGTTCCACCAAAGCGCTGAAGGGTCGTAAAGTCACTGCATTTCGTTCGATTCGGGACGACCTTGAAAACGCGGGTGCGATTTTCGAGGATGCCCCGGTGGTGGTGGATGGCAACATCATCACCAGCCGCACGCCGGATGACCTGCCCGCGTTTATGCAGGCAATCCTTGCGGCTCTGACAAACCGCGGTTGAGACGCGCAGATTCGATCGTTCCCCTCTCCTTGGAGCATAAGTAGCGTACCATGGCGTATTTCCCCGAAGTCTCGAAGATTGTCTACGAAGGCCCCGATAGCAAGAATCCGCTCGCATTCCGCCACTACAACGCCGATGAGGTGGTGGAAGGCAAGACCATGCGGGAACACTTCCGCTTTGCCGCCGCCTATTGGCACACGATGCGCGGCATGGGCGGCGATCCATTCGGACCGGGCTGCGCGATCCGTCCCTGGGAAGATGGCAGCGATTCGGTTGCCATGGCGCTCACCCGCGTCAAAGTCTTCTTCGAATTCATGGAGAAGCTTGGCACGCCGTACTATTGCTTCCATGACCGCGATGTGGCGCCGGAAGGCTCGACCCTTGCCGAATCGAATGCCAATCTCGATCAAGTCGTCAAGGCGCTCAAAGGCGAGCAAGAACGCACGGGCATCAAGCTGCTGTGGGGCACCGCCAATCTGTTCAGCAACAAGCGATTTGTCCACGGTGCCGCGACCAGTCCTAATGCGGATGTCTTCGCCTACTCCGCCGCGCAAGTCAAGAAGGCAATGGAAGTTACGCTCGAACTGGGCGGCGAAAACTACGTCTTCTGGGGCGGCCGCGAAGGCTACATGAGCCTGTACAACACCGACCTCAAGCGGGAAGTCGATCACCTGGCCAAGTTCTTTCATTTGGCCGTGGATTACAAGAAGAAGATCGGCTTCACCGGCACGTTCCTGATCGAACCGAAGCCGAAAGAGCCGACGACGCACCAATACGATTTCGATTCGGCCAATTCCATCGCCTTCCTGAAATCCAACGGGCTGGGCAACGAATTCAAGCTGAACATCGAAACCAATCACGCGACCCTGGCCGGGCACACGATGATGCACGAACTGGCCTACTGCGCCATGCACGGCATGCTCGGATCGATCGACGCCAACCGGGGCGATCTGCTCCTGGGCTGGGATACCGACCAATTCCCGACCGATCTCTATCTGACCGCACAAACCATGTTGGTGGTGCTGGCTCAGGGCGGCATCGGCGCGGGTGGCTTTAACTTTGATGCGAAAGTTCGCCGCGAATCGTTCGATCCGATCGATCTGTTCCATGCCCATGTCGGGGCGATGGATGCGTTCGCGCAAGGGCTCAAGATTGCCGCCGCCATTCGCAAAGACGGCCTGCTTACCGACATGATCAAGCAACGCTACGCCTCGTGGGATACCGGCATTGGTGCCCAGATCGAAGCGGGCCAAGTCGGATTCGCGGAATTGGAACAGTACATGCTGGCCAAGGGCGAAATCACCCCGAACAGTTCGGGCCGCTTGGAAATGATCGAAAACATCATCAATCGCTACATTCGTTGATGGGAGACTCGGCATGGGGAAACATCACAGCCCGCGATTTCTGGCGATCGTGCAAGACGCTCGTTCTCGCGTGAAAGAATGCACCGTAGATGATGTGCTGGCTCGGCAACAAGCGGGCGAATCGTTCGTGTTGATCGACGTGCGCGAAGAGAGCGAATTCGCCGCCGATCACCTGCCGGGAGCCGTGCATCTGGGCAAAGGAATCCTGGAACGCGATGTCGAAATCAAGTTCCCCGAATCCGATACGCCCATGGTGCTGTATTGTGGCGGTGGCTTCCGTTCGGCATTGGCCGCGGATAATCTGCAAAAGATGGGCTACACCAACGTCATTTCGATGGATGGCGGCATCCGCGAATGGCGCGAACGCGGCTTGCCGTTGACCCGCGAATAATTCCAACCGCAGCGATCGGCTCCCACATGGGGAATCGATCGTTGCCCCGAAAACCACCCCGCCCCGAGCGAATCCACAGGGATCACTCGGGGCGGGTGCGTTGTTCACCGATCATTTCGCGCATCGGAATTCACCGATTCCGCGCTTACCGCTTGGGATACGGCGGGGTCGGCGGCACCGGCTTGTATTCCGTGCGAATCTTTTCTTTGGCCACCTTGATGGCCTCGAGCAGTTGCTCGTCGATGCCCGCGAATTCCTTGGCCGGGTCGTTATCCACGACGATATCGGGATCCACGCCGTAGCCTTCGATAATCCACGTCTTGCCATCGACGCCAAACCGGGAGAATTCCGGTCGATTCAGCGTGCCGCCATCCAAGAACGGCAGCGTGCCACGAATGCCGACCGTGCCCCCCCAGCTGCGCTTGCCGATGAGCGTGCCCAGCTTGTAGTGCTTGAAGCGATACGGGAAGATATCGCCATCGGAGGCGGAGAATTCGTTCATCAGGCAGACCAACGGGCCATTGAACGTGCCGTTGGGTTCCACGCCGGGCACACCATTGCGAACAATGCTGTACATGGCGATTTCCCGCCGCAGTCGTTCGATAAGAATCGGCGAGACGTTCCCGCCTCCGTTGCCACGCACGTCGATAATCAACGCCTTTTTGCCCAATTGCGGGAAGTAGGCTTTGAAGAATTCATTCAACCCGCCGGTGAGCATGTCGGGCACATGCAGGTAGCCCACCTCGCCGTTGGTCGCGTCTTGCACCTTCTTCAGATTGGTTTGTACCCAATCGTGGTAGTACAAGTTCGCTTCGCTGCCCACCGGAGTGACGACCACTTGCCGCGAACCTTTGGCTTCGGGCGTCTTGTTGATGGTCAGAATCACCGGCTTATCGGCGGTATTCACCAGCAGTTGCTGAATGTTGGCGACCTCGTTGGTCGGCTTGCCATTCACGCGGATGATGAATTCCCCTTCGCTGATGTTCAGTCCCAACTCGTTGAGCGGAGCCCGCACCGAGCGATCCCAGTTCGAGCCTTTCAGAATCTTGGTAATCTTGGCATATCCCGTTTCGGCATCGCGGGTGAATTGGGCACCCAGCAAGCCCATCGGGACTTTCTTGACTTCGGGCAACTCGCCGCCACCGACATATGCGTGACCGACGTTCAATTCCGAAATCATTTCACCGATGACATACGACAGATCCGCGCGATGGCGGACATGGGCGACGAGCGGTTCGTACTTCTTGCGAATGGCGGCCCAATCGTTGCCGTGCATGCCCGGATCGTAGAAGAAATCGCGCATTTGTCGCCACGATTCGACGAAGATTTGCTTCCATTCCGCGGGGTAATCGATGGTCACTTCCACGGCGGATTCATCGAGCGGCTTGCCCAGATTGAGCGGGCCTTTGGGCAGATCGATGATGTAATGCTTGCCGCCTTGCGCGACGATCATTTTCTTGCCATCGGCGGAAATCTCGAAGCCGTTGACATTGCCCAGCGTGGTTTCTTTCTTCGCGCCGACATCGAACAGCGTCAATCCGCCGGGGACTTTCTGATACCAAACACTGCTGCCGACGGATTGCAGCCCGCCGTAATTCCCCGCCGAAATCGGCAGGCTAAGCGTGCGTTCGATGATGCCATCGAGATCAATATCGATCGGGGCCGGGGCATCGCCTTCCTTCTTCGCTGCGGGTGCGGGCGGCGTGGCGGCGACATCGTCCAACTTGGTCGCAAACGGATTCGGCGTCTCGTTCGAGAGCGTCACCAAATAAATCTTCGACATATCCCGATACGCATAATTCCATTCCACAGCACTGGGGAACGGGTTGAAATCGCGATTCGAGACGAAGAACAGATACTTGCCGTCCCCGCTGAATGCCGGGCTGCTGACGGTGTAGAACGGATCGGTCACGGGCGTCGATTTGCCGGTTTCCAGCGAGTGCAAATAGACTCGGGAGAACGCCGCCACTTCCGGATTGACATAGGCAATCCAGCGGCTATCCGGCGACCAGACATACTGACGAATTTCAAATCCCTTGGATTCGGCAATCGTCGAGACTTTCTTCGTGGCCAGATCGACCACATGCAGCTTTTGCTCGCGGTCGGTCCAGGCAATCTTCTTGCTATCCGGCGACCAGAGCAGATCGTACTTGTAGTTTTTGCTGCCGGCGGTCACGGCCATTGGCGGGCCGCTGCCATCGGCGGGAATCGTGTAGATTTCGTCTTCCCCGCTGGCATCGCTAATGTAGGCAATCGATTTGCCATCCGGCGACCATTTCGGATTGCGATCATGCACGCCCGGGGTGGCAGTCAGATTCTTGGTCAGGCCATTTTCTTGCGGCACCGTGAACAGATCGCCGCGCGCTCCCAGCAGCGCCTTCTTTCCATCCGGCGAAATTTCAAACGCACCAACATTCCCCGAGACATTCCGGGTGGCGGAGCGAATTTCCGAGAAATCTTCGACGATCGAAATCGTCAGTTTTTCGGTCTTCTTGGTTTGCAGATCAAATCGGTAGATGTAGCCGCCGTTTTCGAAGACAATCGAGGTATCGCCCAGCGACGGGAATTTGATGTCGAATTCCTTGAATCGCGTAAATTCCGAGATTTCCTTGGTGGCGATGTTCACCCCATACAGATTCATCCGCTGATCATCGCCGCGATCGGAGATGAAATAGACCGTGTCTCCCGCCCACATGGGGATAATGTCTTGCGCGGCATTCTCGACCAATCGGGTGGTCTGCTTGGTGGCAAAATCATACGTCCAGACATCGTCGGCCATGCCACCGCGGTAGCGTTTCCAGGTGCGGAATTCGCGGAACACGCGGTTGTACACCAATTGTTTGCCATCGGGGGAATAGCTGGCGAATCCGCCGCGGGGCAACGGCAGCGGTTCGGCCGGGCCACCATCCACGCTGACCGTGTACAGTTGGCCCAGGAAGTCGTTGAACGTGGTCATTCGGGAGCGAAACAGCACGCGCTTCCCGTCCGGGGACCAGCCCATGACGATGTTATTCGGCCCCATGCGATCGCTAACTTCGTCTCGAGAGAGCGTCGCGGTGTAGGTCAACCGCTTGGGCACGCCCCCCTCGGCGGGGATGGTATAGACCTCGGTATTGCCATCATATTGGCCGGTAAAGGCGATGGTCTTGCCATCGGGCGAGAATCGCGGGAACATCTCGTAGCCAGCGTGCGAGGTTAATCGCCGCGCCACGCCCCCCTTGAGGGCGACGGTGTACAGGTTCCCGGCATAGCTGAAGACGACCGAATCGCCGTGCTGCGTGGGAAAGCGCAGCAAGCGCGTTTCCTCGGCGGCCAATACGCGGGAACTGCCCGACAGGGTCAAGACCCCCATCAGCAGGGCAATGCCCCAAGATCGAACGGACATGCAACCCATCCTTCACATGTGGTGAATGCGTCCTACCGTCGGGTAGAACAGGGAATCTGGGGGCATTATAGGTGCGCACCAAGGGGATTCCCAATGAATCCCCGGGGGGCTTCTTGCGATCCGGAAATCGGCAGGCTAGAATCGGCTGCGTTGAGACGATTCCGCTCTCCACGCCAATCATCGATCCATTCGAGGATTTTTCGCATGACTCCGATGCAAACTCGCCGCGATTTTCTCGCCACCGCCAGCGGCTTGACGGCGGGCCTGCTGTTGCCGTTCTCCCTGCGAGCCGATTCCAAGGCACCGCTGTATCAGATTTCGCTCGCCCAGTGGTCGCTGCACAAGGCGTTTTTCGCCAAGAAGCTCGACCCCATCAACTTCGCGGTCATCGCCAAGAAAGAATTCGGCATCGAAGCCGTGGAATACGTCAATCAGTTCTACAAAGACAAAGTTAGCGATAATAGCTACCTGTCCGAATTGAAGAAGAAGGCCGACGGCGAAGGCGTCAAAGGCTTGCTCATCATGTGCGATGGCGAAGGTGCGTTGGGCGATGCCAACGAAAAGGCCCGCGCCAAGGCCGTCAGCAATCACCAAAAATGGCTCGAATGGGCCAAGTTCCTCGGCTGCCATTCCATCCGCGTGAATGCGCAATCGAGCGGCACCTACGAAGAACAACTGGATCGCGCTGCAGACGGGCTGGGCAAGTTGACCGAAAACGCCGCCAAGCTCGGCCTGAATGTCATCGTCGAAAATCACGGCGGATTGTCGTCCAACGGCGCCTGGTTGGCCGCCGTCATGAAGAAGGTCAATCTGCCCGGTTGCGGCACCCTGCCCGACTTCGGCAACTTCAACCTGGGGAACGGCAAGCAATACGATCGCTACAAAGGCATCGAAGAACTCATGCCGTTCGCCAAGGGTGTCTCGGCCAAGTCGCACGATTTCGATGACAAGGGCAACGAAATCCACACCGACTATCGCCGCATGATGAAGATTGTGCTGGCCGCCGGCTATCACGGATTCGTCGGCATCGAATACGAAGGCAGCAAACTCGGCGAACCGGAAGGCATCCTCGCCACCAAGAAGCTGCTCGAAGCCGTCCGCACGGAAATGACCAAGGGCTGATCCCCCACAGATCGCAAACGCAACACGCCGATGTTGCATCGCTTTCGGAGACTGCTCCGGCGGCGATGGCAACATCGGCGATTCATTTCATCCGGCGAAATTCGGCGACGGATCGTGGATCATCAGCGAAATGTGGGGCGTTAGCCGACGGGTTCCTTGCGTACACGCTTGAATGTCGCGGTAATGCCCGCGCCTTTGATGGCGTCGAGAATCTTGACCTCCACGCCCCAAGGCACCCCCTGCGTATCCAGGAATACCTCGGTCTTGCGTTCCCGCTCCACAATCTGGCGAATCTTCTTCTCCAAGTCCGACTCGCGCACCACCTCTTCATCCACGCGAATCACGGATTGATTGCCTTCCTTGCGGGCGACAATGCGGATGAGCTGCTGGACTTCTTCCTTCTGAATCGAGCGCGGTTTGGCCCCTTTGCCGCCTTCTTTCTCGACGTTGGCGGTCGGCAATTCAATCGCCTTGCGCTCAAAATCGACGGCCGTTTTCAGCATGAAAAAGATCAGCAACACCAGCGCCACGTCAATCAGCGGGTTCATGTCTAGCCGTGTGTCGTCTTCCATCGGAATCGGCGTCGGCGGCAGCATCTCTTCGATGGCTTTGGCAAAGTGCGGATGCGTTTCCAGCGGTTGCCAATCGCGGTCGTGCGGGCCACGGACTTCATCCGTCGGTTCCCAGACATCCTCACGAATGGCGTCGAGAATTTCTTCATCGGTCAGCGTTTCCCCCGCGAGCGCGGAACCAGCGGGGCGGACCATCCAGCGTGTCGCGCTCATGGGGATTTCTGGTTCACCTCGGCAAGCAGGGTCTCAATGGGAACGCCTTGGACTTTGCGGGCCTCCAACTCATACGCCAACTGTTCGACCAACTCGCACGGCAGATCGCGGTGCATGGCAATATGCACTTGCACGGGCTTGGTTTCTCGGCGGAGCAGCTCATCGAATTTCGCAAACAATTTCGCCTGCGAATCGAGCCGTTCATCTCCCGCCTTCGGCTCTTTGCCATCCCGGCTGATCGCATACAACGGCGTATCGCCCGGCCCTTTTTCGACGCCAATCCAGTACGAACCTTTGGCATTCGCCGTGATCGAAATATTCTGCGTATCGGGCACATTCACCCGCGCCACCGGGGCCACTTTCGCCGTCATCATGAAGAAGACCAGCAGCACCAGCGAAATATCGATCAGCGGAATCATATCGACTTCATCGTCATCATCATCATGATGTCGAGGCCACGCTTCATCGGGCGGCTGCAATGGCGGTTCGGGGGGGGCTGGCGGGGCGTTGCCGGATTTCCGGGCGGATTCTGCGGCTTCAGACACCGCCAACGCGCCGGCCAAATCCGGCACATACAGCGAAAATTGCTGCGATTGGCCGAACGCTTGCCAATTTTTCTGCCCGGCTTCGCTCACCCGATCTTCGACCGTGAGCTTCCCCTGCAGCAGCCACTCGGTAATCACCCCGAATGGCACCTGGCGAAAGACTTTGTTGGCCTGCACAAACCAGACATCGTAGGTTGGCTGCTTGCTCGCCATGGCGAATCCCTCCTTCGCACGGCGAGTTAGCGACGGGCCAATTCCGGCTCACCCGAGGAACGGCTGCTCCCCTTGGTGGCGTTAAAGTTCTGCATCACCACCAGAAACTTCTGGGCCGACAATTTCATGCGGGCCTCAAATCGGGCGATGAAATCCTTGAACAACACATGGAAGAACACCAGCGGAATCGCGGTGATGAGTCCCAGCGCGGTGGCGAACAACGCCAGACCGATGGCCCCGGCTTGCGAGCCGACCGCAGAGGGATCGCCACTGCTGTTGCTGATGGCGGAGAACGTGTTAATCATCGAAATGACGGTCCCCAGCAGGCCGACCATCGTGGAAATTTTGGCGATTGCCAGAATCGGGGCGAGCAGGAAATTCATCTTCGGCATGATTTCCAACTCCATGGTGGTGGCCATGTTGCGCTTCATCGCCGCCAGCCCTTGTGGGGCCGCTTCCAGCCCGGCGACGAACAGCTTGTTGGGAATCACCCCCGGTTCCACTTTGCACATCTTCAGCACCGCGTCCACCCCGCCCCGTTGGAGGCGTTCTTGGAACGCGGGCATAAAGTCATCCATATCCGTTTTCAGATTGATATTGAGCAGCCAGCGCCAGGCGACCAGCACCAACGCGGTCAGCGACATGAGAAACATGGGGACCGCGAAATACCACTCATCGGTCACGAAGTGCTTAAAGGCTTCCATCGACGCCCTCGCTGGCGAATCGCACGGGGAATTCCATCCGAATTTGGCAATAGCTTGGCACAATCGCAGTGCCGAATCAAGTCGTGACTCCCAATGCCGCCCAGACTTGCGGCAACGTGATGGCATCTTCATACAGCGCGCGGCCAATAATCACCCCGGCTAACCCGCGATCCCGCAGGCGCACGATTTGATCCGCTGCCGTGATTCCACCCGACGCGATGACGGGCAGCTTGACCGCCGCCGCCATTTCCGCTTGGGCTTCTTCGTTTGGGCCGCTCATCATGCCATCGCGGGCGATGTCGGTGTAGACGATACCTGCCAGGGGCCAGCCATCGCACATCCGGGCGAGTTCGAGCGCGGAGCGGGTCGAGGTGTGCAACCACCCTTCGGTCGCCACCATGCCATCGCGGGCATCCAATCCCAGCACAATCTTTCCGGGAAACCGCGTCGCCATGCTTTCCAACCATGCCGGATCTTGCAACGCGCGAGTGCCCAAGACAATGCGGGCGACGCCGAGATCGAAGGTGAGCGCGAGATGATCTGCAGTGCGAATGCCCCCACCGACTTGGCAGGGGACACCCGTTGCTTTCACGATCGCCTGAATGACTTGCGAATTGACCGGATGCCCCGCCTTGGCACCGTCCAGATCGACCAGATGCAGCACGTTGGCACCATCGGCCACCCAGCGCTGCCCCATCGCGGCGGGGTCATCGGAAAAAATCGTCTCTTGGGCATAATCGCCCTGCCGAAGCCGCACACACCGGCCACCGCGGAGATCAATCGCCGGATAAATCAACATTTCGTTCTTCGGCACCGACTGCATACCATTTCCATCCGATCAAGGCATTCCCGGATTTCCACCCGGCCCGGTGGCCTGCACCCGATCCAAATCGCTTTGCAGACCGACAATTTGCCAATCCAACCGTGACGATCGTCCCAAGAACGAGACTTTCGAAACATCCACATACGTATTCGGGTTCGATTTTGCTTCCGCCGCGAGTTCCTGCAACTTCTTGAGAATCTCTGGCGATCGCGATTCCATCACCACTCGCCCGCGAGCATACGTCTTGGATTCGTTGTACGATAGTTCCACATCCACCAATGCTTGAAGGCGATCCGGCAACAGTCGCACTTCCGGGAACGTCGGATTCGGGCTATTCGACGCGGTACCGCCCGGCACGATCCGGCCCAACGACCAGATTTGCGTGAAGAATTCGCGGCGTTGTTCTGCCGAAGATTCGCTGCCAGTATCGGTCTTCAGGAAGTCAGATTTGCCGAATTCTTCCAACGGAACGGGTGCGCGACGCGGTGCGGCACTCCCCAGCGAACCGGCCATGAGCATCGAGGCGGTCACGCGATCGACATAGTTTTGTTGTTGATCCGGGGTCAATGTCAGCAGCAGGGCTTGTTCGATTTGCCGGGTGCCCATGAGGGTGAAGAACAGCCGCATGAATTCGGCGGAGTTGCCTCGGACTTCCCGAATCGCGTTGCCATATGCCGTGAATCGGGCCGCGCCCAGCATCGCCTGATCGCCCAGGAAATTGATGTGCCACTGCCGCCCGACCAGTTCGCGGCCTTCGCTGCCCATCATCGGCATGGTCACGTCGATCTGCCCTTCACCGCTGCTAATGCGGTACAGTTGCACCACATCGAAGCCGGTGGGCTGTTGCTCCCACGCCTTCACGCCCAAGCCATCAATGGAGACGCCGTTGGGATTGCGTTGGAAGTAGCGGACCAATTCACTACTGCGGAATCCGGTGAGTTTTTCGCCGAAGGCGGCTTCGAGAGCCAAACCATCGCGCGGGCTGACCCCCGTACGACGGGCGGGATCCAACGTCATCACGAATGCCGAATTGATGTCACCTTCGTTGAGGTACGAGAAGAATTTGCGGGCAAAGGTGTCCGATTGTTGGCGGATGGCCAATTCAAACGCGACGATATATGCCAAATAGCCCAACCCGCCCAAAACGCTGATCCACCAGGCAATCCCGGCCAATCGCATGCCGTCGAGTGTGCCTTCGGATCGAGAGATTCGCAGTCGCGCGAGCACGGCCAACACCAAGCTGGCAATCGGCATCAGCAGCAAACCGGGCACCACTGCGGGCTTGCGCGAGGTGATCGCGGCCAGCCCCATCAGCAGGACAATGCCGAGGAACAACCCCGCGAAGCTAACGGCGACAATCGCCAGGGGAGCCAAAGGCTTGTAACTGACCGGATCGGCCGGTCGATCTGCAGGAGAAGGGATGGGTTCGACCATATCAGCAAGCCGCCGCGTGAGGGTGATTATGCAAAACAAGCCGCCGACCGGAACCATCTTCGGTCGGCAGCCGGTGCTGATTCTACGATCCCCGATTCCAAACGGTTCGCCCCAACACCCAAGCTCACCGGCGAGACCGAGTGAGCGATGAATTCCAGAAACCTGACATGCCCCCCCGATCCGGCGCAGCGATTGGGGCGGAACGGAACCTCACTCTGTCGGGGGCTTTCGGAATGCCCGCTGAAAGCAAACCAACCACACGATCAGGCCGAGGCACACCGGAAGGATGCTCGCTGCAATCTTTGCTCCGCCGTATGCGGTGCCAGAGTTGCATTCCACGAGCGTTCGGAGGAGTTGAGCGATTCCGATGGCCGCGTACAAACCACCAAGCGACCCAATGATTATCAGGACAACCTTCATCGTGATACCACCTCCGTCGCCGCACGCGTGATTCGACTGCGCGGTGCCCAATCGATTCCGGCTGGGGCGAGCCGGCGATCAATCGTGGGATTGCACGAAAATGCAAACCATGCGGTCAATCTTCTTCCGCAGCGGGGCCGACGGGTTGCGCAATCATCGGGCCGAACGATTCTTGCGGGTCGAGGTTCAGGTTGCGGGTCATGACCGTCCCGGTAACATCCAAGTAAATTTTGTCTTGAATGATTTCCTGAACGACGATTGCCAGCCGATCTCCGCCCGGCACATGCACCATCGGCTTCGCGCCTTTGCTGAGGCTCAGCAGGCGTTTTTGAATGAGCGTGGAGAGTTTGAAGCGACCGCCCACCTTGTTGACAATCTGTTCTTCTTTCAAATCGTCGAGCATGATCCACCTCTCCGCTGGTACTGATCGCGTATCAACTGCTGCACGCGGCTGACGGTCTCATCCAGGTCTTCATTGACCAGTTGGACCATGTATTCCCCTGCCTGGGTAATTTCCCAGCGGGCCGTTTGTAGTCGCCGTTGGATGGCCGCCTCATCCTCGCTCGCTCGATTGCGCAACCGCGCTTCGTAGCGATCTTCGGGGACATACAAAAAG
This DNA window, taken from Tuwongella immobilis, encodes the following:
- a CDS encoding type 1 glutamine amidotransferase domain-containing protein, whose amino-acid sequence is MEQSGKRVVVLVEQIYQEMEVWYPIYRLREAGVTVTTVGPEAGKTYASKLGYPVKADRAAADVTSADFDAMVIPGGFAPDYIRRSEAMLNLVRTMLAENKPVAAICHGPWVLCSTKALKGRKVTAFRSIRDDLENAGAIFEDAPVVVDGNIITSRTPDDLPAFMQAILAALTNRG
- the xylA gene encoding xylose isomerase, coding for MAYFPEVSKIVYEGPDSKNPLAFRHYNADEVVEGKTMREHFRFAAAYWHTMRGMGGDPFGPGCAIRPWEDGSDSVAMALTRVKVFFEFMEKLGTPYYCFHDRDVAPEGSTLAESNANLDQVVKALKGEQERTGIKLLWGTANLFSNKRFVHGAATSPNADVFAYSAAQVKKAMEVTLELGGENYVFWGGREGYMSLYNTDLKREVDHLAKFFHLAVDYKKKIGFTGTFLIEPKPKEPTTHQYDFDSANSIAFLKSNGLGNEFKLNIETNHATLAGHTMMHELAYCAMHGMLGSIDANRGDLLLGWDTDQFPTDLYLTAQTMLVVLAQGGIGAGGFNFDAKVRRESFDPIDLFHAHVGAMDAFAQGLKIAAAIRKDGLLTDMIKQRYASWDTGIGAQIEAGQVGFAELEQYMLAKGEITPNSSGRLEMIENIINRYIR
- a CDS encoding rhodanese-like domain-containing protein, producing the protein MGKHHSPRFLAIVQDARSRVKECTVDDVLARQQAGESFVLIDVREESEFAADHLPGAVHLGKGILERDVEIKFPESDTPMVLYCGGGFRSALAADNLQKMGYTNVISMDGGIREWRERGLPLTRE
- a CDS encoding S41 family peptidase; this encodes MSVRSWGIALLMGVLTLSGSSRVLAAEETRLLRFPTQHGDSVVFSYAGNLYTVALKGGVARRLTSHAGYEMFPRFSPDGKTIAFTGQYDGNTEVYTIPAEGGVPKRLTYTATLSRDEVSDRMGPNNIVMGWSPDGKRVLFRSRMTTFNDFLGQLYTVSVDGGPAEPLPLPRGGFASYSPDGKQLVYNRVFREFRTWKRYRGGMADDVWTYDFATKQTTRLVENAAQDIIPMWAGDTVYFISDRGDDQRMNLYGVNIATKEISEFTRFKEFDIKFPSLGDTSIVFENGGYIYRFDLQTKKTEKLTISIVEDFSEIRSATRNVSGNVGAFEISPDGKKALLGARGDLFTVPQENGLTKNLTATPGVHDRNPKWSPDGKSIAYISDASGEDEIYTIPADGSGPPMAVTAGSKNYKYDLLWSPDSKKIAWTDREQKLHVVDLATKKVSTIAESKGFEIRQYVWSPDSRWIAYVNPEVAAFSRVYLHSLETGKSTPVTDPFYTVSSPAFSGDGKYLFFVSNRDFNPFPSAVEWNYAYRDMSKIYLVTLSNETPNPFATKLDDVAATPPAPAAKKEGDAPAPIDIDLDGIIERTLSLPISAGNYGGLQSVGSSVWYQKVPGGLTLFDVGAKKETTLGNVNGFEISADGKKMIVAQGGKHYIIDLPKGPLNLGKPLDESAVEVTIDYPAEWKQIFVESWRQMRDFFYDPGMHGNDWAAIRKKYEPLVAHVRHRADLSYVIGEMISELNVGHAYVGGGELPEVKKVPMGLLGAQFTRDAETGYAKITKILKGSNWDRSVRAPLNELGLNISEGEFIIRVNGKPTNEVANIQQLLVNTADKPVILTINKTPEAKGSRQVVVTPVGSEANLYYHDWVQTNLKKVQDATNGEVGYLHVPDMLTGGLNEFFKAYFPQLGKKALIIDVRGNGGGNVSPILIERLRREIAMYSIVRNGVPGVEPNGTFNGPLVCLMNEFSASDGDIFPYRFKHYKLGTLIGKRSWGGTVGIRGTLPFLDGGTLNRPEFSRFGVDGKTWIIEGYGVDPDIVVDNDPAKEFAGIDEQLLEAIKVAKEKIRTEYKPVPPTPPYPKR
- a CDS encoding sugar phosphate isomerase/epimerase family protein, with product MTPMQTRRDFLATASGLTAGLLLPFSLRADSKAPLYQISLAQWSLHKAFFAKKLDPINFAVIAKKEFGIEAVEYVNQFYKDKVSDNSYLSELKKKADGEGVKGLLIMCDGEGALGDANEKARAKAVSNHQKWLEWAKFLGCHSIRVNAQSSGTYEEQLDRAADGLGKLTENAAKLGLNVIVENHGGLSSNGAWLAAVMKKVNLPGCGTLPDFGNFNLGNGKQYDRYKGIEELMPFAKGVSAKSHDFDDKGNEIHTDYRRMMKIVLAAGYHGFVGIEYEGSKLGEPEGILATKKLLEAVRTEMTKG
- a CDS encoding ExbD/TolR family protein → MSATRWMVRPAGSALAGETLTDEEILDAIREDVWEPTDEVRGPHDRDWQPLETHPHFAKAIEEMLPPTPIPMEDDTRLDMNPLIDVALVLLIFFMLKTAVDFERKAIELPTANVEKEGGKGAKPRSIQKEEVQQLIRIVARKEGNQSVIRVDEEVVRESDLEKKIRQIVERERKTEVFLDTQGVPWGVEVKILDAIKGAGITATFKRVRKEPVG
- a CDS encoding ExbD/TolR family protein, whose protein sequence is MASKQPTYDVWFVQANKVFRQVPFGVITEWLLQGKLTVEDRVSEAGQKNWQAFGQSQQFSLYVPDLAGALAVSEAAESARKSGNAPPAPPEPPLQPPDEAWPRHHDDDDDEVDMIPLIDISLVLLVFFMMTAKVAPVARVNVPDTQNISITANAKGSYWIGVEKGPGDTPLYAISRDGKEPKAGDERLDSQAKLFAKFDELLRRETKPVQVHIAMHRDLPCELVEQLAYELEARKVQGVPIETLLAEVNQKSP
- a CDS encoding MotA/TolQ/ExbB proton channel family protein, coding for MEAFKHFVTDEWYFAVPMFLMSLTALVLVAWRWLLNINLKTDMDDFMPAFQERLQRGGVDAVLKMCKVEPGVIPNKLFVAGLEAAPQGLAAMKRNMATTMELEIMPKMNFLLAPILAIAKISTMVGLLGTVISMINTFSAISNSSGDPSAVGSQAGAIGLALFATALGLITAIPLVFFHVLFKDFIARFEARMKLSAQKFLVVMQNFNATKGSSRSSGEPELARR
- the hisA gene encoding 1-(5-phosphoribosyl)-5-[(5-phosphoribosylamino)methylideneamino]imidazole-4-carboxamide isomerase, with amino-acid sequence MQSVPKNEMLIYPAIDLRGGRCVRLRQGDYAQETIFSDDPAAMGQRWVADGANVLHLVDLDGAKAGHPVNSQVIQAIVKATGVPCQVGGGIRTADHLALTFDLGVARIVLGTRALQDPAWLESMATRFPGKIVLGLDARDGMVATEGWLHTSTRSALELARMCDGWPLAGIVYTDIARDGMMSGPNEEAQAEMAAAVKLPVIASGGITAADQIVRLRDRGLAGVIIGRALYEDAITLPQVWAALGVTT